From Populus trichocarpa isolate Nisqually-1 chromosome 19, P.trichocarpa_v4.1, whole genome shotgun sequence, a single genomic window includes:
- the LOC18109613 gene encoding uncharacterized protein LOC18109613: MQDPKNSHTRKPWYQKAIEMATQWKTISKSTEISTTTTNPGLWKAISKSKEVPNKNRTLWKTISRSTEIPTTNPNRAKLRKCSSVRVATTFTRVCLCAPISSYNEVFRADVPPRRSNSYPRSKPFPAVQERVPSARPSMEGRRVIFRGKSLTDDVLMRRFVLEEEAMMQTKRRNQVEVIWRRTMLRRKKLGPSPLSRMVMATIEEF, from the exons ATGCAAGATCCAAAGAACTCACACACAAG GAAGCCTTGGTATCAAAAAGCAATAGAGATGGCTACTCAATGGAAAACAATTTCCAAGTCTACAGAAATATCGACGACGACGACAAACCCTGGACTGTGGAAGGCCATTTCCAAGTCTAAGGAAGTTCCAAACAAGAACAGAACATTATGGAAAACTATTTCAAGATCCACGGAAATCCCAACAACAAACCCTAATAGAGCAAAGCTAAGGAAATGCAGCTCTGTTAGGGTCGCGACGACATTTACTCGTGTTTGTCTTTGCGCACCAATCTCTTCATACAATGAGGTTTTCCGAGCTGACGTTCCTCCTAGAAGAAGCAATAGCTATCCTAGGTCGAAGCCATTTCCTGCCGTGCAAGAAAGAGTACCTAGTGCGAGACCTAGCATGGAAGGAAGAAGAGTGATTTTTCGAGGAAAATCGTTGACCGATGATGTTTTGATGAGGAGATTTGTCTTGGAAGAAGAAGCGATGATGCAAACTAAAAGGAGGAATCAAGTGGAAGTTATTTGGAGAAGGACTATGTTGCGAAGGAAAAAGCTTGGACCAAGTCCTCTTAGTAGAATGGTAATGGCTACCATagaagaattttaa